The proteins below are encoded in one region of Alistipes communis:
- the ruvX gene encoding Holliday junction resolvase RuvX — translation MGRIIAIDYGTRRTGIAVSDPLQLIAGGLATVETRELERYLTQYIAREDVSVIVVGKPLKMNGAPSETMRFVLPLVARLHRTYPSIEVVLYDERFTSAIAHRAMLDGGLRKMARRNRALVDKISATIILEDFMSSRRAEQHR, via the coding sequence ATGGGCCGGATCATCGCCATAGACTACGGTACGCGCCGCACGGGAATCGCCGTAAGCGACCCCCTGCAACTTATCGCAGGGGGACTCGCCACGGTCGAAACACGCGAGTTGGAGCGCTACCTGACACAATATATCGCACGGGAGGACGTTTCGGTCATCGTCGTGGGCAAGCCTTTGAAGATGAACGGCGCCCCGTCGGAAACGATGCGCTTCGTGCTGCCGCTCGTGGCGCGGTTGCACCGTACCTACCCCTCGATCGAGGTCGTCCTCTACGACGAACGGTTCACGTCGGCGATCGCCCACCGCGCCATGCTCGACGGCGGCCTGCGCAAAATGGCACGCCGCAACCGCGCGCTGGTGGACAAAATATCGGCGACGATCATCCTCGAAGATTTCATGTCGAGCCGCCGCGCCGAACAACACAGATAA
- a CDS encoding L-cysteine desulfidase family protein: MPSSQRKAIADLLRREVVPAIGCTEPMAVALCTARARELLGGLPERIEVLLSANILKNAMGVGIPGTGMIGLPIAVALGAQIGRSECGLEVLRDVTPEAVARARDYLAADAVSVALKEGISETLYVEVHCTAGGRRAEAVIAGSHTRFVYLACDGEVVLDRRTGASSREEEPCVPLTLRRVFDYALAAPIDELAFIDEARRLNMAAAELALGGEYGHSLGRTLRGRRELHVMGDSLFSRMLAYTSAACDARMAGAMVPVMSNSGSGNQGIAATVPVAVYARQTGASEERTRRALVLSHLTAIYIKQSLGRLSALCGCVVAATGSSCGIAYLMGGGYREVACAVQNMIANLTGMICDGAKPSCALKVSSGVSTAVMSALLAVEGKCVTSAEGIIDDDVDRSIRNLTAIGREGMAATDRLVLDIMTHKKPADCER, encoded by the coding sequence ATTCCTTCTTCGCAGCGAAAAGCCATTGCCGATCTGCTTCGGCGCGAGGTCGTGCCGGCGATCGGGTGCACCGAACCGATGGCCGTGGCGTTGTGTACGGCGCGTGCCCGCGAGCTGCTCGGCGGCCTGCCCGAACGTATCGAGGTGCTGTTGAGCGCCAATATCCTCAAAAATGCGATGGGCGTCGGGATTCCCGGTACGGGGATGATCGGGCTGCCGATCGCCGTGGCGCTCGGCGCGCAGATCGGGCGGTCGGAATGCGGGTTGGAGGTGCTGCGCGACGTGACGCCCGAAGCGGTGGCGCGTGCGCGCGATTATCTTGCGGCCGATGCCGTGTCGGTCGCGCTCAAAGAGGGGATCTCCGAGACGCTCTATGTCGAAGTGCATTGTACGGCGGGCGGACGGCGGGCCGAAGCGGTGATCGCGGGTTCGCACACCCGCTTCGTCTATCTGGCCTGCGACGGCGAGGTCGTGCTCGACCGCCGGACGGGTGCGTCGTCGCGAGAGGAAGAGCCGTGCGTACCGTTGACGCTGCGACGGGTTTTCGACTATGCGCTGGCGGCGCCGATCGACGAACTGGCGTTCATCGACGAGGCGCGCCGGCTCAATATGGCTGCGGCCGAATTGGCATTGGGCGGCGAATACGGTCATTCGCTGGGGCGGACGCTGCGCGGCCGGAGGGAGCTGCACGTCATGGGCGACAGCCTCTTTTCCCGGATGCTGGCCTATACCTCTGCCGCGTGCGACGCCCGCATGGCGGGTGCGATGGTGCCGGTGATGAGCAACTCCGGCAGCGGTAATCAGGGGATCGCGGCCACGGTGCCGGTGGCCGTCTACGCCCGGCAGACGGGCGCTTCGGAGGAGCGGACGCGCCGTGCGCTGGTGCTGAGCCACCTGACGGCGATCTATATCAAACAGAGTTTGGGGCGGCTCTCGGCGCTGTGCGGCTGCGTCGTAGCGGCTACGGGGTCGAGCTGCGGCATCGCCTACCTGATGGGCGGCGGTTACCGCGAAGTGGCTTGTGCCGTGCAGAACATGATCGCCAACCTGACGGGGATGATCTGCGACGGTGCGAAGCCCAGTTGTGCGCTCAAAGTGTCGAGCGGCGTCTCGACGGCCGTGATGTCGGCGCTGCTGGCCGTCGAGGGGAAGTGCGTCACCTCGGCCGAGGGGATTATCGACGACGACGTGGATCGCAGCATCCGCAACCTCACGGCGATCGGCCGCGAGGGGATGGCGGCTACCGACCGGCTGGTACTCGACATCATGACTCATAAGAAACCTGCGGACTGCGAACGCTGA
- a CDS encoding DMT family transporter — protein MIGYIWLTAAIAAELAGTTLLKYTEGFSRLWPSLGCVAAYVFCFYALSKALHYMPLSIAYATWCALGIVAATLLSVLLFREQLTLTGIAGITLVVAGVVILNLWGGASH, from the coding sequence ATGATCGGTTACATCTGGCTGACAGCAGCGATCGCCGCTGAACTGGCAGGAACGACCCTGCTCAAATACACGGAAGGATTCTCGCGGTTATGGCCGTCGCTGGGATGCGTCGCAGCCTATGTATTCTGCTTCTACGCTCTGTCGAAAGCGCTGCATTACATGCCGCTGAGCATCGCTTACGCCACGTGGTGCGCACTGGGAATCGTCGCTGCGACATTGCTGTCGGTGCTGCTGTTCCGCGAACAGCTGACCTTGACCGGCATCGCGGGCATCACGCTGGTAGTGGCCGGTGTCGTCATCCTGAACCTCTGGGGCGGAGCCTCACACTGA
- a CDS encoding NUDIX hydrolase: MKQPDHRPWKVLNSEYLAHEPWFTVRREAVELPGGARIPSYYVLEYPDWVNVIARTDDGRFLLIDQYRHGLGRTSYEIVAGVRDPQDATPLDAARRELYEETGYGGGEWKEYMVLSANPATHTNLTYTFLATGVQPLSTQHLEASEDIRIHLFTFEEVRRLLEENCIPQALMAAPLWRYVAEHSERR, from the coding sequence ATGAAACAACCCGATCACCGACCCTGGAAAGTCCTGAACAGCGAATATCTGGCGCATGAGCCGTGGTTCACCGTGCGGCGCGAAGCCGTCGAACTCCCCGGCGGCGCACGCATCCCCTCCTATTACGTGCTGGAATATCCCGACTGGGTGAACGTCATCGCACGCACCGACGATGGGCGGTTCCTCCTGATCGACCAATACCGCCACGGACTCGGACGCACCTCCTACGAGATCGTCGCCGGCGTGCGCGACCCGCAGGACGCCACGCCGCTCGACGCCGCACGGCGCGAACTCTACGAGGAGACCGGATACGGCGGCGGCGAGTGGAAAGAGTACATGGTGCTCTCGGCCAACCCCGCCACCCACACCAACCTCACCTACACGTTCCTCGCCACCGGCGTGCAGCCGCTTTCGACGCAGCACCTCGAAGCGAGCGAGGACATCCGCATCCATCTGTTCACCTTCGAAGAGGTGCGCCGGCTGCTCGAAGAGAACTGCATTCCGCAGGCCCTGATGGCCGCCCCTCTGTGGCGTTACGTCGCCGAACACTCCGAACGGCGGTAA
- the def gene encoding peptide deformylase yields the protein MIYPIVIYGSQTLRNPSENIAPDYPGLAKLVEDMFLTLGEADGVGLAAPQIGKNIRLFVVDCTPWGEDHPELADYRRAFINAEIYERSEETSLFNEGCLSLPGLHEDVRRPVSIRMRYVDEKFVEHDEEFTGLPARVIQHEYDHIEGKVFTDRLSPLRRNLLKSKLQRLAGGKYRCSYKTK from the coding sequence ATGATTTACCCGATTGTCATTTACGGTTCGCAGACGTTGCGCAACCCTTCCGAAAATATCGCGCCCGATTACCCCGGCCTGGCAAAACTGGTCGAAGACATGTTCCTCACGCTCGGCGAAGCCGACGGCGTGGGGCTGGCCGCACCGCAGATCGGCAAGAACATCCGCCTGTTCGTCGTCGACTGCACGCCGTGGGGCGAGGACCATCCCGAATTGGCGGACTATCGCCGCGCCTTCATCAATGCCGAAATCTACGAACGCTCGGAGGAGACTTCGCTCTTCAACGAAGGGTGTCTCTCGCTGCCGGGACTGCACGAGGACGTGCGCCGTCCCGTCTCGATCCGGATGCGTTACGTCGACGAAAAGTTCGTGGAACACGACGAGGAGTTCACCGGACTGCCCGCCCGCGTGATCCAGCACGAATACGACCACATCGAAGGAAAGGTCTTCACCGACCGGCTTTCGCCGCTGCGCCGTAATCTTTTGAAAAGCAAGTTGCAGCGGCTTGCAGGCGGAAAGTACCGCTGTTCATACAAGACGAAATAA
- a CDS encoding GLUG motif-containing protein yields MRKSLLFLLNTLLAAATLCVVSCGIDDVDAEDGAIQFELYDTEGTLIEGLQSMKFGATTAYTLKSAFVTYTEVTAPAGWKCSVIPSSRSCTVTAPVASDLEAEAGGDITIAITSQAGRTMSYTLSVAALEESISLTFDGDATTKNHIFSYGKSLVFPFSCENTSSLEVEAPEGWTTETDLENSQLTVTAPMPDSQNPTLTGAVKVTPLSVRGTAGESSSISVELSTKMPVIQFAEPIDRFVFGEQRNIPCTMQYVDKCDITAPEGWTVELDIAASMLKVTAPAEGVGIPAGTVTLDAVSAEELTESFETQLSLKGIATGDDFVAFGKAVTEAAPLDEFMQEGTVILLQDVDLSAFSQTCFVGQAENPFTGTFDGKGHTLTVSLNDGDAKELGLFHTLDATAAVKNLTLAGSMTISKIDPVTAGTLAVFNNGAALTGVTNTAAITFSGLKTSSTMGNLGGLVGQDKAGSIYTDCHNTGNFEFLQSVRSVAIGGLVGSAADDTVGSFVDCSNKGKINMNLADSGQDSGRIGGIIGMTEAAEWSYTNCVNEGAMTMDFNGTNKQFHSLGGILGYGYGSFEKCYNRGQIVMNNAKSANRRIGGIAGCIGSDKGKDKLSLKMVDCHNEADIAVTTNYTGGLVGIAEKMKSGLIENCTNTGNLSNPKTDETAAGSVPSQIGGIIGSAYGNLQIKGCINRGSITGVFRYRAAGILSAARNAGNSIESCENYGNITVTTIEPATTAFPLVAGLVVIENSNTVVTISTSKNVGTLTATVKSAEHVNPVYIYQKVFEKDEADVTICDQATKDASAGTVMNITIKE; encoded by the coding sequence ATGAGAAAATCTCTTCTTTTTCTTCTGAACACGCTCCTTGCCGCCGCGACGCTGTGCGTCGTATCGTGCGGCATCGACGACGTGGACGCGGAAGACGGAGCGATCCAATTCGAACTCTACGACACGGAGGGCACCCTCATCGAAGGTCTCCAAAGCATGAAGTTCGGCGCGACGACCGCCTACACGCTGAAAAGCGCATTCGTGACCTACACGGAGGTCACGGCTCCCGCAGGGTGGAAATGCAGCGTCATCCCCAGCTCGCGGAGCTGCACGGTGACGGCTCCCGTCGCCTCGGATCTGGAAGCCGAAGCCGGCGGCGACATCACGATCGCGATCACCTCGCAGGCCGGACGCACGATGAGCTACACGCTCAGCGTAGCCGCCCTCGAAGAGAGCATTTCGCTGACCTTCGACGGCGACGCGACGACCAAAAACCACATCTTCTCCTACGGCAAGAGCCTCGTCTTCCCCTTCTCGTGCGAAAACACCTCTTCGCTCGAAGTCGAAGCTCCCGAGGGCTGGACGACGGAAACCGACCTCGAAAACAGCCAGTTGACCGTCACGGCGCCGATGCCCGACAGTCAGAATCCGACGCTGACCGGTGCGGTCAAGGTGACGCCGCTGAGCGTCCGCGGCACGGCCGGCGAATCGTCGTCGATCAGCGTCGAGCTCTCGACCAAGATGCCCGTCATCCAGTTCGCAGAGCCGATCGACCGCTTCGTCTTCGGCGAACAGCGCAACATCCCCTGCACGATGCAGTATGTAGACAAGTGCGACATCACGGCCCCCGAAGGCTGGACGGTCGAACTGGATATCGCCGCATCAATGCTCAAAGTCACCGCACCTGCCGAAGGGGTCGGAATCCCCGCCGGCACGGTCACACTGGATGCGGTTTCGGCCGAGGAGCTGACCGAATCGTTCGAAACGCAGCTCTCGCTGAAAGGCATCGCCACGGGCGACGATTTCGTGGCCTTCGGCAAAGCCGTCACGGAGGCCGCGCCGCTCGACGAGTTCATGCAGGAGGGCACGGTGATCCTGTTGCAGGACGTCGACCTGAGCGCATTCTCCCAGACCTGCTTCGTCGGGCAGGCCGAAAATCCGTTCACCGGCACCTTCGACGGCAAGGGACATACCCTCACGGTCAGCCTCAACGACGGCGACGCCAAGGAGCTGGGCCTGTTCCACACGCTCGATGCAACGGCCGCGGTGAAGAATCTGACGCTGGCCGGCAGCATGACGATCAGCAAAATCGATCCCGTTACGGCCGGTACGCTCGCTGTCTTCAACAACGGCGCCGCACTGACCGGCGTCACCAATACGGCGGCAATCACTTTCTCGGGATTGAAAACCAGCAGCACGATGGGAAATCTCGGCGGTCTGGTCGGTCAGGACAAGGCCGGCTCGATCTACACCGACTGCCACAATACCGGTAACTTCGAGTTCCTGCAATCCGTCCGTTCGGTCGCTATCGGCGGTCTGGTCGGCAGTGCAGCCGACGATACGGTAGGTTCGTTCGTCGACTGCTCGAACAAAGGCAAGATCAACATGAACCTCGCCGACTCCGGTCAGGATTCAGGCCGCATCGGCGGTATCATCGGCATGACCGAAGCCGCAGAATGGAGTTACACCAACTGCGTGAACGAAGGCGCCATGACCATGGACTTCAACGGCACGAACAAGCAGTTCCACTCGCTCGGCGGTATTCTCGGCTACGGTTACGGATCGTTCGAGAAGTGTTACAACCGCGGACAGATCGTCATGAACAATGCGAAATCGGCCAACCGCCGTATCGGAGGTATCGCTGGCTGCATCGGATCGGACAAAGGAAAAGACAAGCTGTCGTTGAAAATGGTCGACTGTCACAACGAGGCAGATATCGCCGTCACGACCAACTACACCGGCGGTCTGGTGGGTATCGCCGAGAAGATGAAGAGCGGTCTGATCGAGAACTGCACCAACACGGGCAACCTCAGCAATCCGAAAACAGACGAAACGGCCGCGGGAAGCGTACCCTCGCAGATAGGCGGAATCATCGGTTCGGCCTACGGCAATCTTCAAATCAAGGGTTGCATCAACCGCGGATCGATCACGGGCGTATTCAGGTATCGTGCCGCAGGTATCCTTTCGGCTGCCCGCAATGCCGGCAACTCGATCGAAAGCTGCGAAAACTACGGCAACATCACCGTTACGACCATCGAACCCGCTACGACGGCCTTCCCGTTGGTAGCCGGTCTGGTCGTGATCGAGAACTCGAATACCGTCGTGACGATTTCCACCAGCAAAAACGTCGGAACCCTCACGGCGACCGTCAAGAGTGCCGAGCACGTCAATCCGGTCTATATCTATCAAAAAGTTTTTGAAAAAGATGAAGCAGACGTGACGATCTGCGATCAGGCCACGAAGGACGCATCGGCCGGAACCGTCATGAACATCACAATCAAAGAGTAA
- a CDS encoding glycine--tRNA ligase gives MTQDELFKKLVAHCKEYGFIFPSSEIYDGLGAVYDYGQNGVELKNNIKRYWWDSMVKLHENIVGIDAAIFMHPRTWEASGHVSAFNDPLIDNKDSKKRYRADVLIEEWIAKQDEKIEKEVEKARKRFGESFDEEKYRATSPRVAETAARRDEVHARFAEAMNANDLGGLRQIILDCEIACPISGTRNWTEVRQFNLMFSTQMGSTAEGANTIYLRPETAQGIFVNFLNVQKTGRMKLPFGIAQIGKAFRNEIVARQFIFRMREFEQMEMQFFVRPGEEMKWWNQWKETRMAWHRALGFGDDQYRFHDHEKLAHYANAATDIEYNFPFGFKEVEGIHSRTDFDLGNHQKFSGKKMQYFDPETGESYVPYVVETSIGVDRMVLQVLSAAYREEQLENGESRVVLAFPPALAPVKVAVMPLVKKDGLPDVAQRIIDQLKYDFNVVYDEKDSIGKRYRRQDAVGTPFCVTVDHQTLEDGTVTVRHRDTMQQERVAIDDLYRMVDDEVSYRKLFRKLNL, from the coding sequence ATGACTCAGGACGAACTTTTCAAGAAACTCGTGGCCCACTGCAAGGAGTACGGCTTCATCTTCCCGTCGAGCGAGATCTACGACGGTCTGGGCGCCGTCTACGACTACGGTCAGAACGGCGTCGAGTTGAAGAACAACATCAAGCGCTACTGGTGGGATTCGATGGTCAAGCTCCACGAAAACATCGTGGGCATCGACGCCGCGATCTTCATGCACCCCCGCACATGGGAGGCTTCGGGACACGTTTCGGCCTTCAACGATCCGCTGATCGACAACAAGGATTCGAAGAAACGTTACCGCGCCGACGTACTCATCGAGGAGTGGATCGCCAAACAGGACGAGAAGATCGAAAAGGAGGTCGAAAAGGCCCGCAAGCGCTTCGGCGAGTCGTTCGACGAGGAGAAATACCGCGCCACGTCGCCCCGCGTCGCCGAGACGGCCGCCAGACGCGACGAGGTACACGCCCGTTTCGCCGAGGCGATGAACGCCAACGACCTGGGCGGACTGCGGCAGATCATCCTCGACTGCGAGATCGCCTGCCCCATTTCGGGCACGCGCAACTGGACGGAGGTGCGGCAGTTCAACCTGATGTTCTCCACCCAGATGGGATCGACGGCCGAAGGGGCCAACACGATCTACCTGCGTCCCGAAACGGCGCAGGGCATCTTCGTCAACTTCCTCAACGTCCAGAAAACGGGCCGCATGAAACTTCCGTTCGGCATCGCGCAGATCGGCAAGGCCTTCCGCAACGAGATCGTGGCGCGGCAGTTCATCTTCCGCATGCGCGAATTCGAGCAGATGGAGATGCAGTTCTTCGTGCGTCCGGGCGAGGAGATGAAGTGGTGGAACCAGTGGAAGGAGACCCGCATGGCATGGCACCGCGCACTGGGCTTCGGCGACGATCAGTACCGGTTCCACGACCACGAGAAGCTGGCGCACTACGCCAACGCCGCCACCGACATCGAATACAACTTCCCCTTCGGCTTCAAGGAGGTGGAAGGCATCCACTCGCGCACGGATTTCGATCTGGGCAACCACCAGAAATTCTCCGGCAAGAAGATGCAGTATTTCGATCCCGAAACGGGCGAAAGCTATGTGCCCTACGTCGTCGAGACTTCGATCGGCGTCGACCGCATGGTATTGCAGGTGCTCTCGGCGGCCTACCGGGAGGAGCAGCTCGAAAACGGCGAGAGCCGCGTGGTACTCGCCTTCCCGCCCGCGCTGGCGCCGGTCAAGGTGGCCGTGATGCCGCTGGTCAAAAAGGACGGACTGCCCGATGTCGCACAGCGGATCATCGACCAGCTCAAATACGACTTCAACGTGGTCTACGACGAGAAGGATTCGATCGGCAAACGTTACCGCCGCCAGGACGCCGTCGGCACGCCGTTCTGCGTGACGGTCGACCACCAGACGCTCGAAGACGGCACCGTCACCGTGCGTCACCGCGACACGATGCAGCAGGAGCGCGTGGCGATCGACGACCTCTACCGCATGGTGGACGACGAGGTCTCCTACCGTAAACTCTTCCGGAAACTGAACCTCTGA
- a CDS encoding DUF6377 domain-containing protein yields the protein MYKAAADQLEAIPAHGPEFDSVDYYNCYLKLYHTMAQTAMAGPLQREYRRLKGLYRDSVLLVVDRNRLTCTLMRHDKRYEEGGDPQESIRELNAFFSRNDNSTPNKAVIANSLADAYGRLGDDEQRLRYLTLTAIYDLEVPSLAYSALPRLADLLFRRGDLVRANRYITRSLDDAIDCNSVNRILIASRTMTEINQSFMQEIARHQHRLYLLLAVVTGTILLLTGILVFTLRQKRTIKQLQTQHANDNERLRELNERLSVINRQQETINDELSKANTVKDKYIRHYMQLSTLYINKLERFRVQLFKTFNTHGLDRLLRELRSPSSTEREYKAFFNEFDTVFLSIYPDFIEQVNALLHETERLKSTKLNTEFRLLAVIRLGITDNAQIAQFLHISINTVYTYRNRLRNAATIPPQEFEKRILEIR from the coding sequence ATGTACAAGGCCGCAGCCGACCAACTGGAAGCGATTCCGGCCCACGGCCCCGAATTCGATTCGGTGGACTACTACAACTGCTACCTGAAACTCTATCATACCATGGCGCAAACCGCCATGGCCGGCCCGCTGCAACGCGAATACAGACGGCTGAAAGGCCTCTACCGCGACTCCGTGCTGCTGGTCGTAGACCGCAACCGGCTCACCTGCACGCTGATGCGCCACGACAAGCGGTATGAAGAGGGCGGAGATCCGCAGGAAAGCATCCGCGAACTGAACGCATTCTTTTCACGCAACGACAACTCCACACCGAACAAGGCGGTGATCGCCAACAGTCTCGCCGACGCATACGGCCGGTTGGGCGACGACGAGCAACGTCTGCGTTACCTGACGCTCACCGCAATCTACGATCTGGAAGTACCCAGCCTCGCATACAGCGCCCTGCCGCGACTGGCCGACCTGCTCTTCCGACGGGGAGATCTCGTGCGCGCCAACCGCTACATCACGCGCAGTCTGGATGACGCGATCGACTGCAACTCGGTCAACCGTATCCTGATCGCGTCGCGCACGATGACCGAAATCAACCAGAGTTTCATGCAGGAGATCGCCCGCCACCAGCACCGGCTCTACCTCCTGCTCGCCGTCGTGACGGGCACGATTCTGCTGCTCACGGGAATCCTCGTCTTCACGCTGCGGCAGAAACGCACCATCAAACAACTCCAAACGCAACACGCCAACGACAACGAGCGGCTGCGCGAACTCAACGAACGCCTCAGCGTCATCAACCGGCAGCAGGAGACGATCAACGACGAACTGTCGAAAGCCAACACGGTCAAGGACAAGTACATCCGTCACTATATGCAGCTCAGCACGCTCTATATCAACAAACTGGAACGTTTCCGCGTCCAACTCTTCAAGACCTTCAATACGCACGGGCTGGACCGCCTTCTGCGCGAACTGCGCTCCCCCTCCTCCACCGAACGGGAATACAAGGCCTTCTTCAACGAGTTCGACACTGTTTTCCTCTCGATCTACCCCGACTTCATCGAACAGGTCAACGCGCTGCTGCATGAAACGGAGCGGCTCAAATCCACCAAACTCAACACCGAATTCCGGCTGCTAGCCGTCATCCGGCTCGGCATCACCGACAATGCGCAGATCGCACAATTCCTGCACATCTCGATCAACACGGTCTACACCTACCGCAACCGGCTGCGAAACGCCGCGACGATCCCTCCGCAGGAGTTCGAAAAGCGAATACTGGAAATCCGGTAA